The following nucleotide sequence is from Luteibaculum oceani.
GTATGTCTTTTATGTGGGATTTTTCCCAGCTTATGATAAAATGGCATTATCCTTTGTTTTAACTGTAAAATATAACAAATGCTGCAAAGCGAAATTATTATTTTTCGAGAGAATAGCGGTAGGTTTTGCTTAAGCTTGTTACTGCACTCCGAATGTATATTTTTGCAGGTTTACTTTAGGTTATGGGAAAAACGCTAATTATAGGTTCTTCGGGACAAATTGGTAGCGACTTGGTTGGAGAACTGAGTGCGCTAAAAGGTAAGGATAACGTTATTGCTAGCGATATCCGGGAACCTAAAAATTTTGATGGCACCTTTGTTACACTTGATGCTACCAATAAAAAAGATCTAGAGCGCATAATAGATGAGCACGATGTTAGTGAGGTATATCTATTAGCAGCGCTTTTATCGGCTACAGCGGAAATGAATCCTCAGTTTGCATGGGATCTAAACATGGGGAGCTTAAGCCATGTATTGGATTTGGCACGTGAAGGCAAACTGAAAAAAATCTTTTTCCCAAGTTCTATAGCAGTTTTTGGACCAACCACTCCAAAAGATAATACCCCACAAAGAACCATCCTAGAACCCAGTACGGTGTATGGAATTACCAAATTAGCGGGTGAAAGATGGGCTGAATATTACTTTAAAAGGTACGGAACAGATATTCGCGGAATTAGATACCCAGGGTTGATTAGCTATAAAGCACTTCCTGGAGGAGGTACTACAGATTATGCCGTGCAAATTTTCTACGATGCACTGCAAAACAAAACCCACGAATGTTTCCTGAATAAAGACACCGAATTACCCATGCTTTACATGAGCGATGCGGTAAGAGGAACCATAAACCTAATGGAAGCGCCGGCAGATCAAATTAAAATCAGATCGGCTTATAATTTGGCTGGATTTAGTTTTACTCCAGAGCAAATTGCTGCATCCATTCAAAAACATATACCCAATTTCAAAATCGCATATCAACCCGACTACCGCCAGGCCATTGCAGATTCCTGGCCAAACTCCATCGACGATTCGGAAGCTAGAAAAGATTGGGGCTGGAAACCCAAATACGACCTCGATGCCATGGTAGAAGATATGCTTACAAACCTGGAGAAAAAACTTGCTTAAAACCTATGTCTACACTACATATTTACAATTCTAAAACCAGAACTAAAGAGGAGTTTAAACCCATAAATCCACCTTATGTTGGGTTATATGTGTGTGGACCAACAGTGTATAGTTATGTGCATTTAGGGAATGTGCGAAGCTTTATCACCTTCGATGTGGTGTATAGATACCTT
It contains:
- a CDS encoding NAD-dependent epimerase/dehydratase family protein is translated as MGKTLIIGSSGQIGSDLVGELSALKGKDNVIASDIREPKNFDGTFVTLDATNKKDLERIIDEHDVSEVYLLAALLSATAEMNPQFAWDLNMGSLSHVLDLAREGKLKKIFFPSSIAVFGPTTPKDNTPQRTILEPSTVYGITKLAGERWAEYYFKRYGTDIRGIRYPGLISYKALPGGGTTDYAVQIFYDALQNKTHECFLNKDTELPMLYMSDAVRGTINLMEAPADQIKIRSAYNLAGFSFTPEQIAASIQKHIPNFKIAYQPDYRQAIADSWPNSIDDSEARKDWGWKPKYDLDAMVEDMLTNLEKKLA